Proteins found in one Drosophila busckii strain San Diego stock center, stock number 13000-0081.31 chromosome 2R, ASM1175060v1, whole genome shotgun sequence genomic segment:
- the LOC108596556 gene encoding V-type proton ATPase 116 kDa subunit a encodes MVRSFFRSENMLLCQLLLHIDNAFDCLIELGHHGGLQFNNVYEEDHLVNGYYTRKVQQCQDLLRIVTYLREQLQQLNIKEIYYPDVDKENRPSEADIQRYETVLKQLQVETHAIMEHFQTLERRKYYVIEKSFALMQAHKLLAQDATKSGDMYTESIMLELLKDQSESPANASQLNYMVGSIEVSKLAAFELLAYRLFGRNLLLQFVPMPEPIMERVGNKQMEVHKHVIFMITGAAQIRPKLLKCCHAFHVNVFECPELPRERLEMIEQLEQELKDLDKVLDATRSARKRALRAAATDVFIMSVNLHKALQVYDLMNRLNPVGGREHEHYLQAECFVPEQELPLVRAALHRGLRLSEQDSERQTTPPILLPNNRKTQIMPPTYFRLNKFTQGFQNLIDSYGMADYKELNPAPYTIITFPFLFAIMFGDLVHGLLLCLFAGLLIYKERQIERQRKLSASENEILNILFAGRYIILLMGIFSMYVGIIYNDVASKAMNIFGSSWSCVYNASTIRNMRAPLSFNPNDAKFYSGDPYALGVDPVWKLSGEDSITTFNSLKMKLAIIFGVSQMIFGLVLAAVDCVLLNRLPDLFLVVIPQFIFMICIFGYLVFLVFFKWLTYGGLKPMPRSSNCAPSVLITFIDMMLMKTSVLENPECLKGMFPHERTVEFALFGIGFAAVPVLLCGKPIYLMRKRKRLRREQQQQRDLSGLRKSGRNTLDEMRSAYNVDSQTSRNSQPAKLEPRQSAGHDDAEFDMSEIWIHSGIHTIECVLGSVSHTASYLRLWALSLAHSQLADVLWDMVLQRGLKNKGAIYIALPMLLATFFVWAVLTVAILVMMEGLSAFLHTLRLHWVEFQSKFFNGAGVPFMPFYFPPSTIRS; translated from the coding sequence ATGGTGCGTTCTTTCTTTCGCAGCGAGAACATGCTGctctgccagctgctgctgcacatagACAATGCGTTCGACTGTCTGATTGAGCTGGGACACCATGGCGGACTGCAGTTCAACAATGTGTATGAGGAGGATCATCTGGTGAATGGCTACTATACGCGCAAGGTGCAGCAGTGCCAGGATCTGCTGCGCATTGTGACGTATTTGcgtgagcagctgcagcagctgaacatAAAGGAGATTTACTATCCGGATGTGGATAAGGAGAATCGACCAAGCGAGGCGGACATACAAAGGTATGAGACGGTGCTGAAGCAGCTGCAGGTGGAGACGCATGCGATCATGGAGCACTTTCAAACGCTGGAGCGGCGCAAATATTATGTAATTGAGAAAAGCTTTGCGCTAATGCAGGCGCACAAGCTGCTGGCGCAGGATGCAACCAAATCCGGCGATATGTATACGGAGAGCATAATGCTGGAGCTGCTGAAGGATCAGTCCGAGTCGCCGGCGAACGCATCGCAGCTGAACTATATGGTGGGCAGCATTGAGGTAAGCAAGTTGGCGGCGTTTGAGCTGCTCGCCTATCGCCTGTTCGGacgcaatttgctgctgcagtttgtgcCCATGCCGGAGCCGATAATGGAGCGCGTGGGCAACAAGCAAATGGAGGTGCACAAGCATGTGATCTTTATGATTACAGGCGCAGCGCAAATACGTCCCAAGCTGCTGAAATGCTGTCATGCGTTTCATGTGAATGTGTTTGAGTGTCCGGAGCTGCCGCGTGAGCGTCTCGAAATGAttgagcagctggagcaggagcTTAAAGATTTGGACAAAGTGCTGGACGCCACACGCTCGGCACGCAAGCGCGCACTACGTGCCGCCGCCACAGACGTCTTCATAATGAGCGTTAATCTGCATAAAGCGTTGCAGGTGTACGACTTGATGAATCGCTTGAATCCTGTGGGCGGACGCGAGCATGAGCATTATTTGCAGGCCGAATGCTTTGTGCCCGAGCAGGAGCTGCCGCTGGTGCGTGCTGCACTGCATCGTGGCCTGCGTTTGAGCGAACAGGACTCGGAGCGTCAAACGACGCCGCCCATACTGCTGCCCAACAATCGCAAGACGCAAATAATGCCGCCCACTTACTTTCGCTTGAACAAGTTCACGCAGGGATTTCAGAATCTCATCGATAGCTACGGCATGGCGGACTACAAGGAGCTGAATCCAGCGCCTTACACTATTATAACGTTTCCCTTTCTGTTTGCCATAATGTTTGGCGATCTGGTGCATGGCCTTTTGCTTTGTCTATTCGCCGGACTGCTCATATACAAGGAGCGACAGATTGAGCGACAACGCAAACTCTCGGCCAGCGAGAATGAAATTCTCAACATTCTCTTTGCCGGACGTTACATCATACTGCTCATGGGCATCTTTTCCATGTACGTGGGCATCATCTACAATGATGTGGCCTCCAAGGCTATGAACatctttggcagcagctggagctgcgtCTACAACGCGTCGACCATTAGAAATATGCGCGCGCCGCTCTCATTCAATCCGAATGATGCCAAATTCTATTCGGGCGATCCCTATGCGCTGGGCGTGGATCCGGTGTGGAAGCTTAGCGGCGAGGACTCCATTACCACCTTCAATTCGCTCAAAATGAAGTTGGCCATTATTTTTGGTGTCAGCCAAATGATCTTTGGCCTGGTGCTGGCCGCTGTCGATTGCGTGCTGCTCAATCGTTTGCCGGATCTTTTCTTGGTTGTCATAccgcagtttatttttatgatttgcatttttggcTATTTGGTATTTTTGGTATTCTTCAAGTGGCTTACCTACGGCGGACTCAAGCCCATGCCACGCAGTTCGAACTGCGCGCCCTCGGTGCTCATAACTTTCATAGACATGATGCTAATGAAGACCAGCGTGCTGGAGAATCCCGAGTGCCTCAAGGGCATGTTTCCCCACGAGCGTACGGTGGAGTTTGCGCTGTTTGGCATTGGCTTTGCCGCCGTCCCTgtgctgctgtgtggcaagccCATTTACTTGATGCGCAAGCGCAAGAGGCTGCgacgcgagcagcagcagcagcgcgactTGAGCGGTCTGCGCAAGAGCGGACGCAATACGCTGGACGAGATGCGCTCCGCCTACAATGTGGACTCGCAGACAAGCAGAAATTCACAGCCCGCCAAGCTGGAGCCGCGCCAGAGCGCTGGCCATGATGATGCCGAGTTCGACATGTCCGAGATCTGGATACACTCGGGAATTCACACCATTGAGTGTGTGCTCGGCTCGGTCTCGCACACCGCCTCCTATTTGCGTCTCTGGGCTCTGTCCTTGGCCCACAGCCAGCTGGCGGACGTGCTCTGGGACATGGTGCTGCAGCGCGGCTTGAAGAATAAGGGCGCCATTTATATAGCGCTGCCCATGCTGCTGGCCACGTTCTTTGTCTGGGCTGTGCTGACGGTGGCCATTCTGGTGATGATGGAGGGTCTGTCGGCGTTTTTGCATACGCTGCGCTTGCACTGGGTGGAGTTCCAGTCCAAGTTCTTTAATGGTGCCGGAGTGCCCTTTATGCCGTTTTACTTTCCGCCTTCAACCATTCGGAGTTAA